TTTTCAGAGCAGCGTCACCTTATCAAAATTCCTGGAAAAACATTTGGAGCCTCCATTTCCTAAGCAAGCTGAAGGTTTTTGCTTGGAAGAAAATGATGATGAGAGGTATCCCTGTGAATTACGCAAATTCCAAACTAGGATTTCGGAGAGGCCTTCAATGTGCAATCATTGTGGCCTAGTTGAAACATAATTGCCTGCTCTTTTCGAACGTTACAGTGGTTTACTAGCGTAAAATGGTAACTGGCAAGAGTAATTTCGCGGTTAAAAAAGGGCAATGACACGAGGAAACGTGGCTGTACTCTCAGGTCTCGCTCCTCCTTTCTGCCTTCATCTTTCAAAATTCCAATCAAGAGGCTTCAGAATAAGGGCATTTTACGAGATTCAAATCCTTGAAAGCTTACCAAGaaatcaaaaatggagaaaatcaGAAGAGCATTACATGCTGGCTAATGGTACACCGATAATCGTAATTCTTTCGACTTGCATTTCAAGGCTTCACCGTTTGCTTCACAAGAATCACATCTGGAAAAAATAATTCAAGTGAGAAAAACTAAAATTAGAGTTAAAATATCACTTGatcaaatgaatttttttttgaaGTGCAAAGATTTTTGGGTTTGGAGAGCTCAATTTAGGGTTTATTTATGGTGTGATTTTGCTCCAAAAGAATTAAACAGCGCCCAATTTTAACGAGATGTGTTGAGAGGGTGAAATTTAGGTAACTTTAGCTTTCAAGCAAATCTTGGAATTGTTCGCCTTCTAGATGAGTAGCTTTGGTGTTATTGGGATGTAATACTGTTACTTTCGCATTTTCAGCTAAAAAACTGGAAGAAGAACTTGATGGATGGCTCAAGGCTGCTGCTCTGGTTAAATCTCCTGATGTTCGAGGCGTGATTGCTCCGTAGGCTATTATTAATTCTGtgttctctctctccctcctttGATTATCAAATAGGTTTCAGTGTTTTAATGTTCTTTCCTTTTCATTTTTTTGGTGGCACTGGTACTTCAGTCATGCAGGTTATTCATATTCAGGTCGTGCTGCTGCTTATGCTTTTGGAAATATAGACCCAACAAACATGTATGTTTAATGTGTTCTGTTTTGCCTTTTGTGAAACAAGTGGCTTCTTTTCATGAACTAATGTGTTGTTAAGCAAATGCTTAATCATCATGTGTGATTGCGTTCTGTAAACATGTGCCATCACATCTTTGTATTTGAAATTTAGTTATCAGCTGCCACAAGCGTTGCTGATATTTAATAAGTTTACATTTCAGTTCTCGGGTATTCTTGCTTGGTCCATCACACCATTATTATACTCGAAAATGTGCTTTTTCAAAAGCGACAGTTTACAAGACTCCAATAGGAGACTTACCTTTTGATTTGGAAGGTAACACATCTAGGCATGAGAGTGAAATTCAATGAAGGATGCCAAGCAGCTGGTGTTTTATCCCTTCAATTTTTGGTTTATCTTGTAttagttttattatttttcttatttgatcttttaatttatttcctTTTGGAGAACATGGCTAGGTCATTTTTATGAGTGATGAATGTGGTGTGCTTATGGTTAACATGCATGGCTCCAGTGATCACATAAATAGGGACATGAGTATACATGTGCAAAAACATGTTTGCTTATCTATATGTATATCCATTTGTTTATCATAGGTGGAAAGATATGAATGCCTGAATGGTGAAATGGAATTTATAAGTTCCTTGAAGTGGTTAGATTTAATATGAACTGGGTTGATGCGCTAATTTTAAATGATTTCTGAAATGGTTTAGTTGTTTAAAGTGCAAGTATTCTAATAATTTGTGGATAgtatttttatgctcatttgcatAGTTGATCAATTTTCCATTTTCTATCTTTCAGTCATTGAGGAACTTAAAGCAACAGGAAATTTTGAATTGATGGATCTTCGTGTTGATGAAGCTGAACACAGCATGGAAATGCACTTGCTATAtcttgtaaaaatttttgaagggTAATATCTATCTGTTGTATGGTGAACTTGTATTTATTTTGCTTGTGGCTGACTTTGGGTAATATTTATACAGGCATCAGGTAAAAGTTGTGCCCATATTGGTTGGGGCTCTTAATGCTGATAATGAAGCTATGTATGGACAATTTTTAGCAAAATATGTAGATGATCCATCTAATTTCTTTTCTGTCTCCTCAGATTTTTGTCATTGGGGTTCTCGGTATGTTCCACATGCAGACTTATGATGGGTGACATTTTGTTGGTTTCTCTAGCTTTTTCTCCTCCTAAATATCCTTTTGTGTCTATCCAAATCATGGATTCAGACAGCTTTGTTACTGTCTTCCATCCCAGCCAAAGATACATTTTGTTAATTCATGTATGTGATTATGCAACATTCTTTTAGGTCTATCTTCTAGTTTAATTTTGTGTTCATGAGATCACTTGGAAGAGTTTTATGGAACATCTCATACCTCTGAGCTGGATTATGAATCAACTTTGGGAGCCTTAAGATTGTGCTTTGTATCATTGCGTCCATTTGGTCATGCCCTTACTCCAACCCTTGCAAACTAGGGAGCCTCATGATTCATGAAATGGagatgccttttttttttttgggacatGCTTATGTCATGGATATATCCTTTTTGTATATGTAGTTCCATAAAGCATCATTCAGGAGTTAGTGTACTGTGCTCACTGAATGTCAAATGTGTGGTTCTTTGGAATTATATTCGCTTTACCTAGTCAATATAACTGCTTACCAAATACATTGAGGCGTTGGACAAGAAATATGGGGCTATACACAAATACATTGAGGCGTTGGACAAGATGGGTATGGatgtaatagaaacaggggatcCTGATGCATTTAAACTGTATTTGCAGGAGTATGACAGTGCTATTTGTAGGCGCCATCCAATTAGTGTTTTCCTACATATAAGTTCCTCAGGTTTCTCAGCAAGGTTGCCAATTACCAATAATGGCTCAAATTTATTTAACATCCCCCCTTCTCCCCCTAACAAATAAATAAAGCTCATTGCAAAAACAATTTTTCTATTTCCAATTATTGTCTTCTTTTTTATTTCTGTATTTCTAATTTTAGAAGGATATGAATAGGAGGCCTTGCAATCACCCTTTTTTTTCGCGGCAAGTTTAGTATTTGTAACCTATATGGTGGAGGCCAAATGCCTGTTCTACTGCCAGGATCATGTAGGATAGCATGGGACTCTGGAAGAGCCAAATCATTATCTTAGTGGTGCCTAGCGTGTTTACCTGAGTTTTCTCTAGCTCTTTTGCACCATTGATTTTGTATACATAGTCATTATTGATGGTTGCTATTTATGATTTATCTAGGCGACTGCATTAAATTGGATTACTAACTTTTCCCTACAACTATTCTGAAATACTTCCAGATGTTAAGGAATTGCTCAACAAAGATAAAGATTCAGTTTCTCCAATGCGAGCAATCAAGCCAATGCAAAACAACGGGGGACAGCAGTGTAAGTTATGCATCTGCAGCAGCGAAGGTGGACTCTTGAAGCTATATTAATTAGCATTTCAAATGTGCTTGTGTTGGAGACAATTAACAATTTGAACTTCTTTCAATTGAATATATCATCTAACTTGATCACTCAGGCATTTGAAAGAATCTATCATGCTATCTATTTCCTGTTTATAGATTGAATAACAGTAATGAATTGTTGTCTACCTTCCCCTTGTTTACTGAGGTGGAATTGGGCTTATGGCAGTTGAATGGGTGGTGGAGTCAGCATTGTTGCCATGTGCCCGAAAGCTTTGCTGTTGTCTAAAGCAGGACatgataataataaaaatctGATCGAAAAACGATGGTTGTAGCCTTGTCGGGGGGTGAGAGTAAGGGTCTTGTTGCTAGAAAACTATCCTTTTAGCGAAGATACTGCATAGATCATAGTTGTGTCAGATCTTAAAACCTGGAAGTAAACCAAGTGTTTGGATGTTAAAAAGCTGATGCAATAAACTTCTTGTGATCAGAACTCGTATCGAAGTTTTCATTACTGGAGTACTTACTGATGCTGAACCTTCTGCCTCTCTCTTGATATTATTTCTCAAAAACAGAGTAGGCGTTATGCCTGAAAATAGTACAAAAGGCATAAATATTAAATTGTGAAAACTTGTACTGCTTATGGCTGCTGCCACCTGAATGTGAAACCAATTTAGCTAAGCAAGGTCGCTAACTAAAAGGGCTCTTTGCAATATCCAGCTCGGTAAAATTTCCTGCCAAATAACAGTTGTTGCCTCGACTATGTTCTTCTTTAGGTGCTTGCTCGGTTTAATTATTGAACATAGCTGATAGCTGTAATTGTTAGTCAATAATTAGTAATTAATAGagtttagtaaaattatattcaACGGTtgctattaatatataaaatgactaataaaagtatatatcatataatatattttattattaaataaatataaaattataaatttattatattatttattttatcattaaaataaatatataattattaatttaatatattatattatttattatattattaaaataaaaatattattattatttattatatcatattatttattttattattgaaagaagaaaataaattctttaaaaaaataattaaataattttaaaattagttataaaataataaagtaattttattattgataaagaaagaaaatcttataattttaagtttttagacaaaaaaatgtattttttttcataataaataagtattttatattttatattattaataaaaaatattttaacaaaattacaaTATACTAATTAAGGTGTTaagattgtaaattaaaaaaataaagacaaataatattaaaaatattaattttcaagtttcaTGAAGACAAATAAtatagtttaaataaaaaataaaatcaaatcggcTATTAACTCATGAAAATAGTTCTATTTTTAAAACTAATACAAACTACTACAGCTAATAGATATCATATTAGTTAACtatcaattatatttttttaaaattgccaAACACTTCAATTACTAAACACCCCGTCAATACTTATCCATGAAGAGTAACAGTCCAGCTCTGTAAAATTTCCATATCAATTCTCTAGATCTATATCATTGTTGTGATCATCATCATCATATTTGGGAGAAATTTTAGCTGGGACGCTAGAAAAGCATGGCACAGTCAC
The sequence above is a segment of the Hevea brasiliensis isolate MT/VB/25A 57/8 chromosome 11, ASM3005281v1, whole genome shotgun sequence genome. Coding sequences within it:
- the LOC110672719 gene encoding uncharacterized protein LOC110672719, yielding MTRGNVAVLSGLAPPFCLHLSKFQSRGFRIRAFYEIQILESLPRNQKWRKSEEHYMLANGTPIIVILSTCISRLHPKKLEEELDGWLKAAALVKSPDVRGVIAPHAGYSYSGRAAAYAFGNIDPTNISRVFLLGPSHHYYTRKCAFSKATVYKTPIGDLPFDLEVIEELKATGNFELMDLRVDEAEHSMEMHLLYLVKIFEGHQVKVVPILVGALNADNEAMYGQFLAKYVDDPSNFFSVSSDFCHWGSRYVPHALDKKYGAIHKYIEALDKMGMDVIETGDPDAFKLYLQEYDSAICRRHPISVFLHMLRNCSTKIKIQFLQCEQSSQCKTTGDSSVSYASAAAKVDS